aattaaatataatacgacTACAACCACACTTGTGCTACAAAACGGGTTAACTACTCGAAGTCGATTTGTCACAGGTGTGGTTATAGCTTTATAGATACCACGTGCATTGTGTGGTAGTTAGGATCAGAGCTGGATCCCGCAAGTTTGTTTGTCAAacatctatttatttttgtattccatATAAGATCAGTTGGCCATGGACCAAATGCGTAGACCGAGTCCAATGATGATAGCACGCggacaaaaatattttggtaataAAAACGCAGTTGGTCCACGTTCAACAAGAGGtcgacatttaatttaattagacagtaatttatttttatataaacatgtttAAGATGTAAATACCTAAGTTattgttacaaatttaataaaaatatttttataacatattcgtTATCCGACATTTAAATTAGGtgcaataatgtatttttaaattgaatataaatataatagtttgttATAATGctcttatgttttatttagcTTCTTATAGCAATCGAGGAAGAATAAGCAAACATTtcccatgcgatttgctaatagtaTTTGCTAAATCTGGTTTATTATACACAAAcagatattacatatttatatatatatatgtatttataatacagcaattacacttaactactaatatccactttaattttacttccgaaGGTACCGAAAGCAACTGCGTTAAATTCCAAATCGCTATTTTTCtcgaatttataatgaatatcatatattattcaagatttcGACCGATATTTCGCGTCAATACAATCATACATTGGTTCTGCGTCGCgccggattgccgtcccgtcaTATTATATGCGGGAACAGACAGCGCAACTGTATTTAAAcccacacttgtgtactataatatgtcctgcgcggttttttttttttttttttatagaataggaaggcggacgagcatatgggccacctgatggtaagtggtcaccaacgctcttagacattggcattgtaagaaatgtcaaccatcgcttacatatccaatgcgccaccaaccttgggaactaagattttatgtcccttgtgcctgtaattacactggctcactcacccttcaaaccggaacacaacaatatcaagtattgctgttttgcggtagaatatctgatgagtgggtggtacctacccagacgagcttgcacaaagccctaccaccagtagagtttggctaatccctcttaagattgccgtgaccgaaatcagtTAGGAGGAAACCATCATAGGATTAGATTAATACGCGAACCCCAAAAATATCCGTTATATTATCCCAAGAAATTGATTATTGTTTTAAGAGGACATGCCTGTGGCTAAACTTTACCAAGCCTTGTGAAAAAAGCTTAATATCTGCCATTTGTCAACTATACTGtgttataactttattatcatTACAATTCTTAATGTTAagagacaatttaaaaaactagAATACTATTCTTATAAGAAACATAAACACTTAttgtaaatactatttatttaaatccgtGCAGAACTAACAGACGCAAACATcgtgacataaataataaacaaataaaataacccattaaaataaacaaaattaggTCGCCCAAAAAAAAACCGCCTTCACGACTGGTAGAACACATTAATCCTTACTAAGTCCAAGTGCTAATTTCATCTCCAACGAATAATGTTCAACTCCATCTATATTCTTGACTGTTTCCGTTAAATCATTAACATCCTCTTCACAGTCTTCGAATATTTCATCGTCAGCTGACACATCGCCTATATGCGTTTCGTTCGGCTCTGATTTCATCTCCTCAACACTTACTTCGATATCATCAGTTTGTTTAATCGGACGCTCATTTTCGTCATTAACTTTCTCTCCATCAATAGACTCGTTACAGATTCCCGAATCGTTCGCTTCTAACACCTCGCCTCGTTCATTTTCTTCTGTCAGCGTGTCTTCTAGCGAAACATCTTGACTTGGCACTAAAGTGTCATCATTTTCAACTTCATCGTTTTCGTCAGCTAACGACTCAGTCGGCGATggaatataattgatatattttaaagtacgcTGATGTATTTCCTCTTCCTCTATATGAGTTTTAAGAATACGTGACACTTCTGGTAACTGGAAGACACAAATCTTGTTAGTACCTAATACTTTGAATAGGACCTTGAGACATGCCAATCAAGCCAGATAAAGACGGCTTCCGTTTTTAGGGACTAAGGAAGAAAAATATGGTTGCTATGTTAACCTACCCTATATTATAACCACATTGTTACCAGTGCTAACGTTAGCTACGTTACGACTTTgtcaacaaattaaaaatgaataaaaaaacaatgaagttGAGGAGATCATTAAGATCCATTTTAAGGTTTGGTTTCTGTTGGAGTTAAAAATATCCCACAGCAACGTGCAGGTGTCGTAAATACCGACTGAcgttattttttgtgttaagcAAAAACATTCTCAAGACCGTTTTGTGCTAGGTTTTTGTGGTATAATATCTCAATTATTCTTATAACTTACAGTATACTCATTttccaactcatcagatattttttcaataatagcaTTCGTGCTGTTATCGACTCTGCTAGCGAATGACGTCACTACATCCAATTGCTTGTACATTTCCTGCTCctcatatttaattgttttcttcAGTATTTCTGTAGCAACAGAGTCTTCTATGCGAGCGTTTTGTCCCATATCAGAATAATTAACACCTGAAAACGAAATTAGATTTGGTTTTTTGAGACCGACTATTTTCAGTAGATTAATACATCTTAtcattaaacttaatttaatcgATATTCATCTAAATTTCAAAGTATTGATTGATggttaaattgataataaacgatataacaattaaatttaaatataccctGCGAAGGGAATCTTTTGTCTTCATACGAATTAATCGCATTGATTATCGATTGCTTGGCATCATCGCTATCCATTTTGCCCAAGGTTTCGTAAGTGGAGTGACACTCTTTGCGTTCACGATTTGGCATTTCATctgcattaaaatataaaccttaATCATCAATATACAATggtgatatttaaattgtacgGTGGCTCTTAGATTGATAAAgctttcttaaattattataataacaaaaacatttgcgTGTCttaacgtattatatattatattaccgtTGAATTCATCTGCCTCGCCATCTTcaccataataataatctttgctTTTATCAtctttaaagtttttttcttttatattctgTTTATTTCTCGACTTAGGTGATTCTAAGATGTCGCTTTCGGAACTAATTGTGTCAGAATCATTTGGTATGTGTGCTGATTCAGTGTCAGCTGACGAAGCTAGGTGGACGTAAGgttcataattataatctttaaatacaTAATCTACACAAATAAATCCGTGGGAAAATCCTAAGTGATTATAATTTCAATCTTTGTGCTTTGGTTGTCACTTTACAAAGGTCTTTTATCCTCTTAAGGAGGTAGAGCTTATTACCTACCTCACTGTTCCAGTATCTTTTTTGCTTGAcaggtttgctcacgatgtCTTCGTTCAACGTGGAGGAGAAACGTGCATTATAACTACAATTTGGTCTTACGTGTTTGGTCTGTTGTGTTATTTCTGTACTTCTATTTGTAGCAGAAACTTTAGCCCTCAATtaaattccaaaaatattttaatgattgcaTAATGCATTATGCAGTTAAACATGTACACTGATTTCTACAAATAAGTAATTGAACTCTATTATagctatgtatatttatacaaaatataaaaagacaGTTTCTTACGACCAGACTCTATGACTTCATCGCCAACATCATACTGTAGTTCAGGAACTGGTAATTGCTTTTCAATGTTTTTGTAAAGCACAGCTCCTGGTATATGAGTTATCATAACTTTGCTATCATCTAAAAATTTATTCACTCTAGCCTTAAGCATTGAAAGTACAGTATAAGGTAgagaaaatacaattatttagataatgaaatttcgaaaaaaaaaatgcgcaACTAATGATAAAATGCACTTttagaaaatacatttattcagTCTCTTATCGATGAACACTAATAGTACGtctttgataaaaaaaagaagtttttttaataatagttattttttaagaatacctTATGGATGATATAAAGATACATATGGTATTGATGATATAACGCGTTGTGagttgttatatgtatttttgtcaGTGATATTTGTTCTTTGAGCCTaacatctataaaaaatatcttgagaCAATACATCATTAATAAAGAGTCCGACTTACCTGGAGGATCGCCTCCTGTGAGCTGACTGAGAGCAACCCTATCGAAAGCGTTGCGGTGGTCGTATTTTGTTACGAAATTCCGCTCCTCAAGCGCATGAGCCGGCGTTGGTTCTTGCCCTTTGTGGAACTCTTGCATAATCTTTGCATCGTATAGCTTCTaaagttagtaaatatatatatatatatatatagtatttatttacagttgCATGAAATCGAATAACGAAAACCTATTCTAAGAAAATATGTGTatctttattatacatatttatctttGTAAAGGTAAGTAAATATGTGTGCATAACGACGCATCAGTCAGATGAAGATGaatttataagcaaatataatatGCTTACCTAAAGTAACGTTTAAGCAATggcaacataaatatttttaagaacttATTACTTACCATTGGATCAACAGCAGGTTCTCCTCGAGCAATCCTAGCCTCTCTTTCAAGCTGTTCCTTTTCAAgctctttaaatatttctaaatcttCAGCACTTGGTTCCAAATCCAGGTTACCGTCGTTCGTTTTTGAATTAATATGATGCATGTAATTTAGGAAAGCTACACCGTCACTGTTGCTGTCACTCGTacctttacattttataattattataaacacgacACAAtgacaataaatacataataccgtactttatacattttaaaaaacgatttaagttattattatgtaataataataataatgtcctccagaccgatttcggccacggctgcCAAGCCAACGAGacagtgactgcctcgttggtctagtggcttgatgtaaggccccagaccttgaggtcctgggtttaattcccaggtcgggccaataaaaatatattgggtttttctgacagaaaattctcagtagcagcccgaagtctggaagttggaagtgtgtacactcccgggcttcggaaaacacgtaaaaccgttggtccggcgcctgaactctttctggtcgtgtcggattgctgtcccatgggattttgagagttagggaatagagagtgcacctgtgtttgcgcacacacttgtgcactacaatatcgcctgcgcatttggctaatctctcttaagattggctaccgtggccgaaatcgatctggaggacattattattatgtatacatgGTATAACTATAATTAGTATTCATTCTTTTTAGTAATATATGTTTAACtacgaaaattatttaaaaaaagtggtaAATGTCACCTAAGTTTTCAGTCATTTGTTGATGACTTGCATGAGGTAGGCTGACATCACTTGTTTGGTTTGCTTCTTTACCGTTACCATCATTGATGTCATCATTTTTTATCTCTtccttattttcattattaatttccgTAATGGCTACTTTTTTATTGCTTGCTTTTTGTTTACAGTGCTCATCGCCAGCACTACtggcttttatttcttttatcgtAACTTTATTGAGCCCCTTATTTCTTTCGTTTTCTTGAGATCTCATATTATACTCTTCGATAATTTCAATGAGAGGCTTCCTTACACTTGTATCAACTGACTTCTCAATCTGACCTTCATCACTTTTAGTGTtctgatttgattttttaatgtgCTCTGTAACATATGCGTCTATATATGTTAGtgatttatttagtataaatatgaATGTAGTACATAACGTATGCGACGCGTGTTTACCTTTTAATATCGCTGATGATTCTTTCCTTTCCGTATGTGGCGTTtgattaaatagtaaattatttatagcgcTTAAATCGTTATTTCTGaatgttgaaaaaatataaatattaatacttctaGTAAGGAAggtaaatataatgatttatatgttgtcttattaaaaaaaacatacctatCACCAGCATTGGGAGCTATATTGAAACCTGGCCACTCCGCTTCACAGCTTTGTTCCTCTTTCAGCTCTTGAACTAAACGCTTGCCTTGATCGATTTGTGACCATTCAATTTTACTGGTATCTTCatctacaatattatttaattttgataaaaatcaaaactCATTAGATTATTGATGATCATCCTATCCTATGatgtgagggacgatatgagagagcacgatctcactaaggaggacgctttagatcgggcaaagtggaggcgtagatgcaggaaagcggaccctgtcgttactaggccgggaaaacgctaggcagaagaagaagaagatccTAGATATATAAACAGcatgcaaaaaatataaaaataacacgcATTGATGTACTCGTAAATttacattcataatttttttggcATAAGTGGGTAGCTTTATTAAAAGAATGGCAGTGAAAGTTTAATCGATTCCAGGtgagaaaatgaataaaatcaaaAGATGCTGTTATAATGAAAGTCTGCCACGAGACTGCCTACATAGGGTTTTGCCATCGACGCCTATTGTACAAATTATAAGAGAAGGTACAATAGTTGTATAAATGCAGTAGTAATGTATACAATCCTTATAGTCTTTAAACATTTtagcttatataattatgttatgtgcATAAATAGTTTATCTGattggattttatttattttatttatcttatctatTTTTCTATCCACCTATGAATCATACGATATTGCATGTAAAAAAAggatatatattagatattagtAATCTCGTTGGATATTTTACCAGCCAGCCAGTGATACTACAGGCACAGGATACAttacatcgtagttcccaaggtttgtggcgcactCAAggtgtaaggaatgattaatatttcttatagcgccatTGTCTATGAGAGATGGTAACCATTTGCTATCAGGAAGCCTATGTGCttttatgttgtatatatatataaaaaccttttGCATCATTATCACTGCCGCTGGAGTCACTTTCACTTGTAGTGTCATCAGTATCAGAATCTGTCAGCACATCTTCAACGTCACCAGGTTTTGTGTTTTCTTCCTTCTCTTTTGTATTTAATTCCTCAACTTTAGTCGCTTCAATATTTTCGTTttcctaaataataatatattttgtacaattattaagaaagtatttttaatcaaaaagtaAGTATCACGCTATACATATATGAAGCATTATATATCATGTGTATTAACAGGTTCCTGTTGGGTTGAAAAACGCCTCTTTTATTGCAGATGTTTTTGGAAAAccggtgaccacttatcatcaaggAAACTGTTCTTCTGTAATTATGATATGTATCTTCTATATTATTGTACCTTCTTAGGAAACATGGTTCAGTAAAATTGATAACTATTCTAAAACATTCCCGAAACTCTTTTGTTGATTTCAAACCTTATTCTCTATCGCCAGAGGACCCATTTTCTCCTGCTCAAGCAGTTCTCGCACCTCTCGTTTTGCCTTGTTTTCATCGCGCATCTTGATCAAATAACGTACGCTCTGCATAACCTTCTCTTGATCTTTTGCTATCCACCTGGTAAGattcattttgtataaataatatcgaaCGGTTGACATAGTAGACTCTGTGTGTCAATGTGCTTTACAACAATGATCCCTCCATCAAGGACTATTTATATACGGATGAGAGCTAAGCTAAAATGTCTCCTCATAGAATCATTCAGATGTATGTAAACACACATATATTATgagttaaaatactttattctcgTTGACTATCATAATAGCAGCTGGACCTGACAATATACCCCCAATGTTTTTTACTAGCTGTGCAAATTCTATATCATACCCATAACATCTAATTTATAACGCATCATTGCAAAAAGGTATTTTTCCTGATAAATGGAAGAAAGCAAGAATAGTACCGATTCACaaggatgaaaaaaaaataatttgtatctaACTATCGGCCTATATCAATCCTTTCAGTGATGTCAAAGATTTTTGAGTCACTTGTTCTCCCATTCATATTTAATCATGTTATAAATCATCTTTCTCCCTATTAATTTGGATTTATGTCTAAAATATCGACCAATACTAATTTACTTAACTATGTTTCCCATCTTATTGATGCTATTGATCAAAACCTGCAAGTAGATGTAGTCTACACTGATTTCTCCAAAGCATTTAATAAGGTTGACTATAAGATACTGATTAGAAAACTTTCGTATTTTGGCATTTCTGATACATCTCTGAGATGGTGTAAATCATATCTGTCTAATCGATATTCCAAAGTCGATATTGACGGGGAGTGCTCTGACCCTTTCCATACTACTTCCGGTGTTCCACAAGGTTCAAATTTAGGGCCcttgtttttcattatattcataaatgatattacaaatatCATGAAAATTGTCAGGTTTATCTGTTTGCAGACGATTTAAAAATAGcgaaagttataaaaaaagaatctgATATAGCTGTTCttcaaaataatctaaatagaCTAGTCCAATGGTGTAGAATTAATCACATGGTGTTTAATCCAagcaaatgtaattttataaaatttaccagAAAAAGGAATCCATTGTtaagttcatataatatttcggGCAAACAtctaaaaaaactaattgtatTCGAGACCTGGGTGTAATATTTGACAATCAGCTAAGATTTGATAAGCACATCAATTCAATAGTAACAGGTTCTTTTAAACTATTTGGCTTTATCTTAAGACAGTCTAAGGATTTTAAAAAGTCATCaacaatcctacaattgtacAATAGCTTGATACGAAGTAAACTTCAATATTGTTGTCAAGTATGGTCCCCCACTTACAAGATCCATATTGAGAGAATAGAACGTGTTCAATAGAGACTCTTTTAACATTTGGTCTTTCGTTTTAAAGCTTCAAATCAGCTAGAGTCCTACAAAAacaaactagattttttttaaagaagccACTGGAGTTTCGAAGATCTCTGATAGACatgaaattgctttataaagtatttaatgaaaaaattgatGACGATAGACTGTTGAGTAGATTTAATACTAATGTTCCTAGAGGACTTCCTCGCAACCCATGTCCGTTCTTTAAAATTGACCGCACTCAAACGAAACTTGGACAGAATGCTCCAATATCGCGAATGTCGTGagaatcactggtggtagggctttgtgcaagctcgtctgggtaggtaccacccactcatcagatattctaccgcaaaacagcaatacttgatattgttgtgttccggtttgaaaggtgagtgagccagttacaggcacaagggacacaaaatcttagttcccaaggttggtggcgcattggctataagcgatggttgacatttcttacaatgccaatgtctaagggcttttggtgaccacttaccatcaggtggcctatatgctcgtccaccttcctattctataaaaaaaaaaagaatataattattatgtaaaaaacacagtaacactggacattggttgtgacgggctctcatcgttcatgaaaaaatgtgatgtttcttttagtataaactgttaatttgtttaaaaatttaattagttaccttttgtttctgtttttgttttttgttctttatttaaatatttttattttctgtttttattctatttttgatttgtatattttgtaattgtgtatgtgaatggtgtgttctcctataattggttgtgcatagttagttttaagttaatgtaaaaagtgatttaaatgtacaaaatcttatgtacaactgttggagatccaaataaataaataaatagtataacacAGAGGGCCGTGAACGACAAATACCGGCGCCGCTCCGCGACCTCCTCCTGCACGCCACCGCGGCGCCACGCCTCGGCGCACGCGCGGTCGCGCGGGAACACGGGACGGTTGTCCAGGTTCAGCAGCTCCAACAGACGGAGTGTCAGCGTCTTACGGTACGCGGGTATGTTCCGCACTACCGGGTTGCCGGTCAACACCAGCactgaaaatgtatttataatagaaatgagTACTTAAACTGATGTAGGTGCACCTAAATATTTctcttgataatttatttaaacctaTATGTTATAACTATGTGATACCTTTTAACGCAGCCATATCAGCTAATACGTCGACTATTATCGGGTCCTCTATACGATTGTATGACAAATCTAAAACTGATAGATTCTTGCATTGTCGCAAATCATTTAAATCAtctaaaaagttaataaaattatatcaaaacgtgactttaaaaaaatagagacgttaacatattatttacatattttattcaacatattttaataatatttctcacCTATGCCGCTTAACATGTTATGACTAATGCTAAGCGTTTGTAGATCGGGTACAACGTCCAAATTTTCAATTTTCGTTACAAAATTATGATCTAAATTCAATGTATTCAACTTGGGGCAACCGTTTAAATTTTCAATCTTCCTCACTATATTGTAATGTAGATAGAGACATTTCAGTTCAGCGAGCGTATCTAAGCCTTCGATTTTTTGAAtaccattattttctaaaaagatGCATTTCAAACCAGTGTATTCTTCTAAATTCTCGATTCTTGGAAATCcctaaaatgtttaattttgaatgTTAACTCCTATTAAGTTTGCTTAACATCTGATTAAACAATATCCATTATCCAAACTTAGTATATAATCTAAGCCACCAGATGCAAATtgacaattttatatgtacCATAAGTACTGACAGTAATGGTGTCTTTTTAGTGGACttgttaaaacattattacttaGTGATTTAGTGTATGTATTTGACTTGATTTGACTAAAGCCTTACCTTAAAGtgtaaataaagtatatcgttAAGATAAGGAGTGCAGTACAGTTTGTGttgtttgcaaatatttttgagAAGCTCTTTTGTCATTCGGGGTCCTCTGTCATTTTCTTCTAATTCTTTATCTAACTTTGATTGAAACTCTCTTTGTTTATCTTTCTTTTCCTGTTGTTTTTTCTCTTCTTCTTTATTCTTTTCTACAAAGGAACAATCCATTAGTaagaacaatttattaaaagcgACTTGTCTATTCAAAAATCATTTAACTTATTTACCTATTAGCTCTTGATCGAGAGGGTATACTTCCGATATTTTGTCCTTGTTTTCGTTTTTATCTTGTAATTCGTTATTGCGTGCATAATCTCCTTTGGCTTTATCATCTGTTTCTACAAATGATATTCCTTGATTTGTACTTGCACATACTTTTTTGTTCTCTTCCCGtctcaataaattattagcCAGACGCAATACTTCCTTATTATCtttcattttatcttttatatcatataaaagtcTGTCAATCTTTCTATTCTTTTCTAGGTCTTTACTTACTACAGTGTCTCTTGTTACGATACGACTATCAATACTTTCGTCCACCTGATCAATTTCCTCTATTTTCAATGTACATTTACTTTGCACTTCATCCGAATTACCTACATTGATATTGGCAGACTTTGGGTGCAAAATACTTTGTGATTTTTGTAAGACGTCGTCCAAGTCTTTTAGAAAGTCCTTACATTCTTTATTTCTATCTTCATAATTCGCTTTACTTGTATTAATTCTATTTTCATGACCTTTTATTTCAgtgtttaacttatttattgcgCTGTGTATGTCATCTAGTTCTAATAGAGAAGAAGATTTTTGTTCACTATTAATGCTTCGTACGTTCTCATGCGTATCTATTTCAGTAATTGCTTTATGGTGTTTTTGAATCTCACTCTCTTCCTTTAACTTTTGATAAGCAAGATTAGATTTTCTAGAATTTTCTAAAGCTTCATTAACACCATTTAGTAACTCATTCATGCTGtttagtttatttgttatatcTTCTTTAATAAGTGTGTTTAGATTTTCAGCACCTTCAACAATATTACGGGCAAGATTTTTCATCTCCCTAAATTCTAGCTCATTGTTCTCAGCATTGTCACCTCTaccaatttcaaaaatatttccgAGTGTATTATGTAAAGTTCTTTCCATGTTTTCATCAAATTTAACTCTTTGATTACTTGCCTGCtttgaattacaattattattctgAAGTGATA
The DNA window shown above is from Nymphalis io chromosome 25, ilAglIoxx1.1, whole genome shotgun sequence and carries:
- the LOC126778033 gene encoding cytadherence high molecular weight protein 2 is translated as MEISDSKIGDSDYIATKTAKLKEFFKDAKFPKSVIDKTIENEMKPLIQGVNVDRPYIAASASGTVKSEYEVMTGQPFTKIEDHSKPLTSEEIKELLKDSPIIAEKARQIQIVINHESHNNEITVPLDQVNISKYDDIQAELDSSVGDFAKQNTIKYKNMQALMNAAAAYRSKSQIFKAQTIDEENLSNDSESSDEREFDAIDKVVTECTNKSYETRYKETKEMLQQLADKHDDPNEIENKNKLQIEENKILKESSYCLVRGPKIDSSFEGIKESYAINDALNIPMKDNPIKLDLSGEIKNKIDSERPAYNDKSNKNDCGPKNFEVKLKATEKVLNDINCILSKDELNMNENNCDETKSLRRSFKITDSVLSLQNNNCNSKQASNQRVKFDENMERTLHNTLGNIFEIGRGDNAENNELEFREMKNLARNIVEGAENLNTLIKEDITNKLNSMNELLNGVNEALENSRKSNLAYQKLKEESEIQKHHKAITEIDTHENVRSINSEQKSSSLLELDDIHSAINKLNTEIKGHENRINTSKANYEDRNKECKDFLKDLDDVLQKSQSILHPKSANINVGNSDEVQSKCTLKIEEIDQVDESIDSRIVTRDTVVSKDLEKNRKIDRLLYDIKDKMKDNKEVLRLANNLLRREENKKVCASTNQGISFVETDDKAKGDYARNNELQDKNENKDKISEVYPLDQELIEKNKEEEKKQQEKKDKQREFQSKLDKELEENDRGPRMTKELLKNICKQHKLYCTPYLNDILYLHFKGFPRIENLEEYTGLKCIFLENNGIQKIEGLDTLAELKCLYLHYNIVRKIENLNGCPKLNTLNLDHNFVTKIENLDVVPDLQTLSISHNMLSGIDDLNDLRQCKNLSVLDLSYNRIEDPIIVDVLADMAALKVLVLTGNPVVRNIPAYRKTLTLRLLELLNLDNRPVFPRDRACAEAWRRGGVQEEVAERRRWIAKDQEKVMQSVRYLIKMRDENKAKREVRELLEQEKMGPLAIENKENENIEATKVEELNTKEKEENTKPGDVEDVLTDSDTDDTTSESDSSGSDNDAKDEDTSKIEWSQIDQGKRLVQELKEEQSCEAEWPGFNIAPNAGDRNNDLSAINNLLFNQTPHTERKESSAILKEHIKKSNQNTKSDEGQIEKSVDTSVRKPLIEIIEEYNMRSQENERNKGLNKVTIKEIKASSAGDEHCKQKASNKKVAITEINNENKEEIKNDDINDGNGKEANQTSDVSLPHASHQQMTENLGTSDSNSDGVAFLNYMHHINSKTNDGNLDLEPSAEDLEIFKELEKEQLEREARIARGEPAVDPMKLYDAKIMQEFHKGQEPTPAHALEERNFVTKYDHRNAFDRVALSQLTGGDPPGAVLYKNIEKQLPVPELQYDVGDEVIESGPSSADTESAHIPNDSDTISSESDILESPKSRNKQNIKEKNFKDDKSKDYYYGEDGEADEFNDEMPNRERKECHSTYETLGKMDSDDAKQSIINAINSYEDKRFPSQGVNYSDMGQNARIEDSVATEILKKTIKYEEQEMYKQLDVVTSFASRVDNSTNAIIEKISDELENEYTLPEVSRILKTHIEEEEIHQRTLKYINYIPSPTESLADENDEVENDDTLVPSQDVSLEDTLTEENERGEVLEANDSGICNESIDGEKVNDENERPIKQTDDIEVSVEEMKSEPNETHIGDVSADDEIFEDCEEDVNDLTETVKNIDGVEHYSLEMKLALGLSKD